The DNA region TGACTTTCGCTGTAAATCATGGTGTTTTTATGATAATCGATTTTGTTAGTGCTAAAATTGGCAAATTATGAGtgaaattagaattgaaatatgAGGACAAAAAGGATTAGctaataaaaactaaaaattccTGCAAATCTAATATGTTGGCTGCACTAAAAATTGTTTGTCAATTGGAATAAAAATCGGATGACTTACCAAAGTTGGACATGACAGCATTCTTGAAAGTAATGGCTTCCTGAGCTTGGGAGCATGACCTCTGCATCCTCACACCACTCAGGCTATTCCTCGACTCCATCATTTCTAGCAGCGACATCCTCCTCTTCGGGCCGGGCTCGGGCCTCTGCTTCGGCGCGCTTTGCGACCTCACCTTCGCCTTGAACGACTGCGTCTTCGCCATGTAGCTCGGGTTCTCGCCCCTCTCGCTCTTCGCCGGCGTCACGCTCCCGCTGAATCTCGGCGTGCTCTGCGCCGTCGTCGACAACTGCTCCCCCCATTCCGGGATCCGGCACTGGAACGGGGACGCCTCTGCCGCCATCCACGAGCTGGCCCGCCGGGTTCTCGACTTGGCCCGACAGCCAGTGTCCACTTCCACAATTTTCGGGCTCTCGTCGAACGAATTGGCCGCCGTTTCGAATGACGCGGACAGCTTCCTGCTGTGGAACGACGACGGATGCTCGCTCCGTTCATCCTGAAATTTATAACCAACCGTTTATGGTAGAGATGTTAATACCTGATGCCAAAGGTCTTAAATTCAAGTCCTCTATGGCGcaacttttaaatttaaatttatttactcaAAAAAAAAACTGACCGGGGCATGGTAGGGAGGGGGGAAAGTTTCGTCATTGTTGATAAGGCGTCTCATTTTCTGAGCTCGAACGCTAGCCTGGGCTCTTATGAGGGCTTGCATGCTCTGAAGAGTGGCGGCGGCTTGTTTACGGACCAGAAATCCCCTCACCAGGGCCTGGATTTTCACCAGGCCCTTCAGGGCACGAAGAGCCTTTCGGGCcttgattaaataaaaattaatattaatgaatcgaaattggaattgaaatggaaaattaaataaataaatcttaCCAAGAATCCACGAAAAAGTGATTGAATTTTGACAGCGGCGCATTTCTCCGCGGTGGCGCCGCCGCGGGTGGTGAGACGGACGACTGCGGCGGCGGCCtgggcggcggcgacggcggcgtCGGCAGctgcggcggtggcggcggcaacGGCTATAGCGTGCTTGTTCTGCTCCTTGTCGTTGTCGGTGTAGAAGGATCTGAGCCAGGCGGCTTCGGCGGGGGTGATGTTGGGGGGAATGGTGGTGGGGTTGTGGCAGAGGTGGCCGGAGCTCCAGCGGCTCTTGTCGGTGCGCTCCTTAATTTTGAAACCAAACAGGGCCTTGAGCCACCGCGCTGCTTTTCCCATTTAGAGGTTCAAGAATGGAGAATCTAGCTCTAGCTAGCTAAGCTGCTTGCGTTTCGTAGAAAAGCTGCTTTAAAAGCACACTGTGAGGAAAaagcaataattttttttatatttgggtAGGGAGAGATTAAAATGGTAAAGTGAAATAATACAGCTAGCAATATATTTTGTTGTGTAAACTATACGTCAATAAAGTGAAAGGGAAGCCATTGTTTATTTTGGTATTGAATTCTAAGAAATACCAAACACCCAAAATACATACTACTACTAAAATATGTATCGTGGTTGAATGGAATACTTGAGTTTCTTATCTCAACTATTTTTCTTTCAACTCATACTAGTAatagtttaatttaagttagTTTAATTTAGGTTGTAGATATTTGTGAAATGTATACAGACTTCATGTTTGGATACTTGGTTTGTACAGTATAATATATAGTTCTTACATGTAATTTTATGGTTTTTTTCCTTAATTGGGGGAATCTGGAATATAGGTTCTCTTATGCgggacttttttttttgttatacaGTTTTAGGAAAAATGCAGAACGAATCAGCGTGTTTGAAAATGTGATAAGGAAATCCGATTTCGGTCATACAATTTCTGAAGCAGCCTCAACGCTCCAGTATtgtaatgaaatgaaatgaaatgatattttattcACTCCCTATTGTCTCGTGTAAAACCAAATGACATAACAGAAGTAGGCAATAGACACATGCTTGTTGTATTAGATATTCGAGACTTACATAGTCATTATCATCATGCTCACGCTCTTCTAAATTAGTAGTCAATGACGATGTAGGTAGATTGCCATTCCTCAACTCCCTCGCACTAGGTACAATATACATCGGTAACACAATTTACTCTAATATAGATCCCCCATATCATCGTATTACCCGTGATAGGCCTACTGATACGATTATATCTTCCAAAATATCTcacatatctctattattatattatcatatcttttccgtatctttattatcttgttcaccaagttaggttattcataggagtattataaatatgagtctttgttatcaTTTGAAGGAATCATGAAAGAAATATAATTATCTTTATCGTTccgtcttttatttttctacaaTTTACTTTTCCGTCTTTGTTCATCGGttgctcgacgggaggatcccgcgaacggACCTTCAATATCCGGTGAATTCTCACCAATTGTCATTGATACGGGTTTCtccgtatcatctggtgctttcattgtgaTCTCATCCTCCGTATTTCCGCTATCATGTCATACACCCACACTGACTACGTCCATCGCCAGTTCAATAGACCGTTCCTCTTGCCACTGCCCATGCCGAGCCCCACATCGTGTTGGTACCTCCAGAGCCAGAACGTGCAATTTGGATACTCCTATCCAGACCCGGTGCGCCCGATTCCAGCGCTATCCTTTAGCGCGCCAAGTCCCTCTTCAGTGTTCTATTTGTTCCCTGAACCTGACCCTCCTGATGGGAACCCGTTGTACACCCCTGCACAACAGCCTTACCAGCTCTTCCAACCGCCATCGTCTCCATATCAGCCTCCTTACAACGGTGTAGGCCATATGGAGCCTCTGGACATGGCACGTGATCCGGTGATGCCAAATTTGGAACCGAACCTACAGTTGGCTGCCTTGGCTTCACAGCTCGAGCGTTTGACTGCTATTGTCAGGGAATTGGAGTCTCAGATGGATTCAAGTGAACGTTGCCTGGGCGATCCACACGCCGCGACGCGACCCTCAGCTGATCTTCATCACGATCCATCTAGAAGCTCGCGACCTGTTGTCGTTGCTATCCCGCCTCCACCAGCCACGATATCTCTGTCGTACGACTCCAATTTCGGGTATGACTCAATAGAATTAATTGCCGTTGATAATGATGAAGCAGTGAAACCTTCTCCAAATACTACAATTGATCGACTACCTAGCTGTGATCAAGTTGGAGTGGAAGGGGTTTTCCAGATGAGCTCAACACTCACGCCGTTGGCCGTCGCTGATGTCCTGATACTACCACCACCGCCGCTGTCTCCCGACTCTTCAACAGCGCAGCTACTGGCTGCTGCCCCGCCGCCACCATCAACGGCTATCTTCTTGCCGTGTAGCTCCGATAGGATTCATACCTTATCAATAATTCCCGCAGCTGCTGCCCCATTGCAGGTTCACGAATGTGACAGGGTCGACATACACTACAAGGGAAAGCTGATTGATGGAACAATTTTCGATCCCCCTTTTGAATGAGGGGATCCAATTGATATCAAACTTGGTagtgggaaagtaatcaaacgATGGCTAATAGTATTGGGGATGTGCTTGGGTGAGAAAAGAAAGTTGAAAATCCCTTCCAAACTCAATTTTGGCGAGCATGTTTTTGATCCTGGAGGATTCTTCGTTGTtagcttcgtggttcccaccttgaggataaggtggatttcaaccgtgggggagttgatacgattataTCTTCCAAAATATCTcacatatctctattattatcatatcttttccgtatctttattatcttgttcaccaagttaggttattcatatgagtattataaatatgagtctttgttatcaTTTGAAGGAATCATGAAAGAAATATAATTATCTTTATCGTTccgtcttttatttttctacaaTTTACTTTTCCGTCTTTGTTCATCGGttgctcgacgggaggatcccgcgaacggACCTTCAATATCCGGCGAATTCTCGCCAATTATCATTGATACGGGTTTCTCCGTATCACCTACCCTCGTTTTCAGACCTCAGATTACCTGCACATCCTCTAGAGTCACAATAGCCTCACCAACTGATTGATGAAAGGAATGTCACCGCTCACCAATGCAATAATAAGAAAATGATCTAATTCACAAGGTtttttactccctctgtcctaaTAAAGttgagtaaaaaaaattgcgctcgttttgaaaaaatcgtactccctccgttccatagtggaatcatttttccatttcgaaacattccATCATAGTAGAGGTATTTCCCTATTTAGCAAAAAAGTACTTCATctgtcccatag from Salvia splendens isolate huo1 chromosome 9, SspV2, whole genome shotgun sequence includes:
- the LOC121749823 gene encoding protein IQ-DOMAIN 25-like, which translates into the protein MGKAARWLKALFGFKIKERTDKSRWSSGHLCHNPTTIPPNITPAEAAWLRSFYTDNDKEQNKHAIAVAAATAAAADAAVAAAQAAAAVVRLTTRGGATAEKCAAVKIQSLFRGFLARKALRALKGLVKIQALVRGFLVRKQAAATLQSMQALIRAQASVRAQKMRRLINNDETFPPPYHAPDERSEHPSSFHSRKLSASFETAANSFDESPKIVEVDTGCRAKSRTRRASSWMAAEASPFQCRIPEWGEQLSTTAQSTPRFSGSVTPAKSERGENPSYMAKTQSFKAKVRSQSAPKQRPEPGPKRRMSLLEMMESRNSLSGVRMQRSCSQAQEAITFKNAVMSNFGKSSDFYSN